The DNA window GGCGCCGACGTCGTGATGCATCTGGCGGCGATCTCGGGCGTCGACGACTGCGAGGAGAAACAGGACCTCGCCTACGAGTGTAACGTTCAGGGAACCAACAACGTCGCGTGGTTCTGCCGGAAGACCGGCGCGGCCATGATATTCCCGTTCTCGATGGCGGTGCTTGGCGACCCGACGGAGTTCCCCATCACGGCTTCGCACCCGCGGGACCCGATGAACTGGTACGGCCGGACGAAGCTCCTCAGCGAGCGCGCCATCGAGGACTTCGCCGACGGCGCCTTTCCCGCCCACCAGTTCATGATATCGAACCTCTACGGCGGCCACGAGATCGAGGGCCGGGAGATATCCAAAGGCACCGTCATCAACTTCTTCCTCTCGCGGGCGACGGCCGGCGAGACACTCACCGTGTACGAGCCCGGCACCCAGTGTCGCAACTTCGTCCACGTGAAGGACGTGGCCCGAGCCTACGTCCGCAGCGCCGAGCGACTGGTCGACCAGCTAGAGGCCGGCGAGACGGGCGTCGAGAAGTACGAGATAGCCAGCGACGAGGACCCCGGCGTCGAGACCGTCGCCGAACTCGTCCAGTCCGTCGCGGCCGAACACGGCCACGAGGTCGACGTCGAACTCGTCGAGAACCCCCGCGCCGGCGAGGAGACGCTCGTCTCGGAGTTCCCCGTCGACACGACGGCGGCACGTGAACAGCTGGGCTGGGAGCGCCAGTACGACGTCGAGTCCGTCGTTCGCGAATACTTCGAGGCCGAGGAGTAGGCTCGCCCGCTGCCGGCCTACCAGGTCAGTCCTTCGTACGTGATTCCCTCGCGCCGGTCGACGATCCGCCGGCCGTCGACGACGACGGACGCTTTCATCGCGTCGAACTCGCTGTCGAGCGCCGCGAACTCGTCCCAGTCGGTGACGACGATTGCACCGGAGGCCCCCGCCAGCGCGTCTGCGGCCGAGTCGGCGTACTCGATGTCGGGATACTTTTCGTGCATATTCTCGGTCGCGACGGGGTCGTAGGCGACGACGTCGGCCCCGCGTTCACGCAGCCCCTCGATGACCGGCACCGCCCGCGTGTTGCGGATGTCGTCGGTGCCGGGCTTGAACGAAAGCCCAAGGACAGCGACGGGCTCACCGCGCACGTCCACGTGGTCGTCGAGCAGGGCGAGCAGGCGCTCGGGCTGGGCGTCGTTCAGTTCGACCGCGGCGGAGAGGACGGCGGGGTCGTACCCCTGCTCGCGGGCGGCGGCGATGATGGCGTCGGTGTCTTTCGGGAAGCAGCTGCCGCCCCAGCCCACGCCGCTGCGCAGGAACCGCTCGCCGATGCGGTCGTCCAGGCCGATAGCGTCGGCGACCTCGTAGGCGTCGACATCGAACTCCTTGCAGACGTTGCCGATGTCGTTGATGAGGCTGACCTTGCTCGCGAGGAACGTGTTGTTGGCGTACTTTATCATCTCGGCCTCGGCGATGCCGGTCTCGACGACGGATACCTCGCTCTCGGCGGCCTCCCGCAACGGGAGATACAGCTCTCCCAGCGCGGCGAGGGCGCGTGGGTCGTCGGCACCGAAGACCAGCTTGTCGGGGTTCAGAAAGTCCGCGACGGCAGTGCCCTCACGCTGGAACTCGGGGTTCGAGGCCACGAGGAAGTCCGTGCCTCGTTCCAGGCCGGCCTCGGCGATGCGGGGGGCGAGGCGTTCGTCGGTCGTCCGGGGGATGACGGTGGATTTGGTGACGACGAGGTGGGGCTCGTCGCGTCCGTCACCGTCAGCCAGCGCCTCGCCGACGCTCGCCGCGCCGGCTTCCATGTACTGGAGGTCGATGCTGCCGTCCTCGTTCGAGGGGGTCGGCAGGGCGAGCATCGTGAGTTCGGTGTCCCGGATGGCGTCGTAGTCAGTCGTCGCCCGCAGTCGACGCCCGCCGTGTTCGGCGACCAGTTCGTCCAGGCCCGGCTCGTGAATCGGCGACTCGCCGTCGTTGATAGCGTCGACGATGGCCTCGTCGATATCTATCGTCGTGACCTCGTGGCCCAGGTCGGCCAGACACGCCGCGACGGTGGTGCCGACGTAGCCGCTGCCGACGATACTGACGTTCATTGCCCCTGGCTTGACCGTCACGGGTCATGAGAAATCGGGGCCTTCGAGGGGGCGCGCGACGCGTGTTCCGGGCCCCGTGAGACCGGCGCTCGCGCCCGCTGTGGGCCGATAGTCTGCCTATAACAAGGCCAACCTATGCCCCAGCCCGCACTAACTGAATGAACACCGAACGGATACTCTCGGCTGGGATGGCCATCGTCGTTATCGCCGCTGTGGGGCTCTCGGCGTCGACGCTTTCGGCGTCGATGTCGACGGACCCGTCGGACGCGGTCGACGTCCAGTGGGAGCTGCTGCCGCTGGGTGAGGACAGCCAGGGGGAGATAGAAGCGGCCGCCCAGGACGTCGACGAGCGGTACCGCCAGGGCGACGGTGGCGGGGACGCCAAGCAGCCCGACTCGAAAGCCGGCGACGGGTCACAGGAGGGACAGGAACGCGGCGACCCCGGGGACCCGGAGTCCCAGAACGAGCAAGCTGGCGAGAGTGACCGCCGCGCCGACAGCGCCGGCCAGCAGGGCGACGAGCAGGCCGGTGGGTCGGCGTCGAACAGTGACAGCGGCCTGGCCCCCGGCGACTGGCCGCTGCTCCTGTGGCTCGGGCTCGTTCTGGCGGTCGTAATACTCGCCTACCGCTACCGGGAGCGGCTCCGCCGGGCCATCTGGGGCGACCCCGCTGACCCGGGGACCGACCCACTGGCACCGGCCCCACAGAACGACGTCGAGCGGGCGTGGGTCGAGCTGGTCGAGCGGGCGGGCGTCGACCGGCCCCGCACGCGTACCCCGCGTGACTGTGCCCGCCGCGCGGTCGAGCGAGGGTTCGACCCGGGACAGGTCGACCGGCTCCGTCGGACCTTCGAGGACGTGCGCTACGGGACCCAGCCCCCGAGCGACGAACAGGCCCGCCTCGCCCGCGAGACACTCGCCAGCCTCGACGGTGAGCGCGCGTGAGCGCGACCACTCGCCGCGCTGGCTGGCTGGCGCTCGTGGCCGTCGGCGTCGTCGCCTTCGCGCTGGCGCTTTTCCCCGGCGTCGCGACGCTGTTGCCCGTCGCGTCGGTCGTCGCGTGGCTCGGCAACGACTACTTTCTGCTGGGGGCCTTCGGCGGCGTCGCGCTG is part of the Haloarcula salinisoli genome and encodes:
- a CDS encoding NAD-dependent epimerase/dehydratase family protein encodes the protein MAEQHIAITGAAGYIGSRVLVELEAQHPDWEITAIDNFYLGDVRSVGDVDVEHVDIRNRDRLEAALSGADVVMHLAAISGVDDCEEKQDLAYECNVQGTNNVAWFCRKTGAAMIFPFSMAVLGDPTEFPITASHPRDPMNWYGRTKLLSERAIEDFADGAFPAHQFMISNLYGGHEIEGREISKGTVINFFLSRATAGETLTVYEPGTQCRNFVHVKDVARAYVRSAERLVDQLEAGETGVEKYEIASDEDPGVETVAELVQSVAAEHGHEVDVELVENPRAGEETLVSEFPVDTTAAREQLGWERQYDVESVVREYFEAEE
- a CDS encoding DUF4129 domain-containing protein — protein: MNTERILSAGMAIVVIAAVGLSASTLSASMSTDPSDAVDVQWELLPLGEDSQGEIEAAAQDVDERYRQGDGGGDAKQPDSKAGDGSQEGQERGDPGDPESQNEQAGESDRRADSAGQQGDEQAGGSASNSDSGLAPGDWPLLLWLGLVLAVVILAYRYRERLRRAIWGDPADPGTDPLAPAPQNDVERAWVELVERAGVDRPRTRTPRDCARRAVERGFDPGQVDRLRRTFEDVRYGTQPPSDEQARLARETLASLDGERA
- the aglM gene encoding UDP-glucose 6-dehydrogenase AglM codes for the protein MNVSIVGSGYVGTTVAACLADLGHEVTTIDIDEAIVDAINDGESPIHEPGLDELVAEHGGRRLRATTDYDAIRDTELTMLALPTPSNEDGSIDLQYMEAGAASVGEALADGDGRDEPHLVVTKSTVIPRTTDERLAPRIAEAGLERGTDFLVASNPEFQREGTAVADFLNPDKLVFGADDPRALAALGELYLPLREAAESEVSVVETGIAEAEMIKYANNTFLASKVSLINDIGNVCKEFDVDAYEVADAIGLDDRIGERFLRSGVGWGGSCFPKDTDAIIAAAREQGYDPAVLSAAVELNDAQPERLLALLDDHVDVRGEPVAVLGLSFKPGTDDIRNTRAVPVIEGLRERGADVVAYDPVATENMHEKYPDIEYADSAADALAGASGAIVVTDWDEFAALDSEFDAMKASVVVDGRRIVDRREGITYEGLTW